The sequence below is a genomic window from Candidatus Omnitrophota bacterium.
CCCTTCTTGATCTGTTTTTGCTGTTTAAAAGAATTGTTATCGGAGAATTCAAAGGCCTCGTTTATTTCAGAAAGGTACAAGAATCCTTTTTTAGGTAAACCAATATCCACAAAGGCCGCCCCCACTGCCGGCACAACCGCGTCAATAACCCCTTTATAAATATTGCCCACGATAGTCTTATCGCCGGGCCGCTCCATATAATATTCTTCAAGCTGGCCGTCAGCAACAATAGCTACTCTTTTTTCTCTTGGCTCAACATTAATCAATATTTCTTTTGGCATAATTTATTCTTGGCCTAAAAACTATTCGCGGCGGATTTAATGACAATTCCTTCAGGCAAGGCCTTTTGAAGAAGAGAACAAAAATCTTCCGGGGAAACAACCTGACGCAGCATAACAGTTGCTTCTTCGTTTTCACTTTCTAAGCCTAATTTCAAAGCCCTCTTTAAACTTAGCTTTATATGCGGGCTATACCCCTCTGTCATTTTTAAAAGTAGCCCCGTTCGACGCAAACCCCTAGCGAACAGGCGCATAAGATCCAAATGCGAAATATATTTAAGCACCCCTTTCTTGGCAAATATAAAATTTATCTTAAACATAAATTAGGTTTATTGATTTACTGCCTTTTTCTTATTTAAAACTTTTTCTTTTCGCGCTGCCTGCCGTAGCGCCTTCTGCATTTCTTCCTGCTGTTGTTCTTTTTTCCCGTTCCATAATTCATCCTGGAGCTGGGCAATCTTTTCCGCCGGATAGTCCGCATCATCAATTACGCGCGCGGTAATAAAAATCAAGAGGTCCACTTTTCCGGTATCATTGGTTTCTCTCTGGAATAGCTTTCCTATAAAGGGAAGCTTGTTTAAAAAAGGAACCCCTATGGTTTCTTTGGACTTAACATCCTTGAGAAGCCCGCCTATTACTACAGTTTCTCCGTTCTTAACCATAATCTGAGTCTGCGCTTCCCGAACATCGATAACGGGATAATTAACTGTACTCTGCCAATTACCGGAAATAGAAGTAGCAGAGACATTACTGGAAGAAGAAGTGATACTGGGATGTATAAGCATATTTATATACCCAGCATCCCCCACCTGCGGGACTACATTAAGCCTGATGCCAATTTCCTGATAATAATCCAAGGTCTGGGTTTGGGTTGCGCCCTCGCCTGATGTCCCGGCAGTTACGGTGGAACTTAAGATAGGCGTATGATACCCTACCAAAATAGAGGCCTCCTGATTATCCAGTGTCATAATCCGGGGGCTAGACAAAGTATTGGTGGCGGCATCATCTTCTAAGGCATGCACGATAAGTTGAAACTCTGTTCCGGTTAACTTCTTAAAAATAACATCAAGCCCCGCGGAATAAGGATTGCTAAGACTGGAAATTGTTGTAGACGGAGAAAAGATACTGGGAGTAAGGGTCGCCGCGGAACTTCTTCCGGCAATAGTCATAGAATTTTTAGCATTTACATCTACCTCTCCCGGAGAAGCAGAACTAGCGCCGGTGGTGCCCGTGCCCCAGTCAAGCCCTAAATCTTTAAGTTTGTCTTTTTGCACTTCCATAATCTTGGCCTCAATCAAAACCTGTTTTGGCTTATTGTCAATCTTGGCCAAGAATTCCCTGATATTATCAACCGAACTAGAGGTATCTGTAATAACAAGTGTTTTTGATTTGATAGACTGCGGCAGGTCAACTTTAGTCGGGATAATCCCTCCGGCAGCGTTACGCTCAACCGCGATAGTTTCCTGGCTTGTCCCTGCCTCGCCCTCACGCTTTAGGCCTTCGCCGCCAACTGTTTCACGGCCAATTTTAAATGAGCCGAATTGCCACCCCTTAGATCCTTTGGTATAAAAAATTGAGATCCTGCCCCTGGGAGACAACATCGGGATAAGCACCTTCTGCGCGTCTTGGGCATCAAGGTATTTTAAATTAAAGACCTCGGTCCTTAATGGCTCATCAGCCTGAATCTTAGAAATATTTTCCAATTTTGTAACCAGAATTATATTGCCCTGCCTTTGATAGGCATAACCATAAGTCTTTAAGATTACATCCAAGGCTTTTTCCCACGGCACATCCACCAGCCTAATGCTGATATTTCCGATAACATCAGGAGTAGAAACAATATTTGTGCCGGCTTTTAAAGCGATTATCTTAAGCACATTATTGATATCCGCGTCGGTAAAATCCAACGTCACAAGTTCCGAGGTATCCAACGCCTTCTTTTCGATAGATTCCACTTGCAAAGGAGGGTTGCTTTGGGCAAACGAAAACCCAAACGGGTAAGAAGCTGCCAAGAAAAAAGCCATGGCTGCCCGCGACAAAGAACTTGCTTTGCACAATTTAAACTTTTTCATTCTTCCCCCTTCTTATAGATAATTTCCGTGGTTTGCCCGTCTTTGATTAGGACAATTTTATCCTGCTCTATTTTTAAAACCTGATAATCTTCAACAAAATCGCCGATTTGCACAACCGCCCCTCCGATCAGAGCGTAAGAAACTCCTCTGGGGTCGTAGCTTATCCCCTCAAGGACAAAAATATCCTGTTGCTTCCTGCTGCCGTTTTGCTCTAAATTAACGAATTTCCCGTCCTTTGTCACAAGCGGAATAAAGGGATTACGCCTATCTTTAACAGGAGGCGTATTCGGTTTTTGCTCTGCAGGAATCGCGTTCTGTTTTTGTTCTTCGGCTAACACAGCTACAGAATAAAAAGCCAAAAAACAAAACAAACAAAAATATAAACCGATGTGTTTTCTCATAGTCCTAAATCTTTATATATGTCTTAAAGCTAAGTTTAATGTTTTGGATCAATGGCGTTGCCTCTACTGACTGGATTGATATATCATTGAGCCTTAAAAAGATATCCTTGCTCTCCATGTCCGAGAGAAAACGCATAAAATTATAATACGAGCCAAAAATATCCAGGCTTATCATTACCCCTAAAATAGTGCTTTTACTCTTTGGATTATAAGCTTCCCGGGAAGTGCGTATCTGCATAACCCGAAGCTGATATTTATTCGCCACGTCTGAAATATCTTTTAAAACAGCTGGTACGTCTTCTTCAGTGATCAATCTTTGTGTTTTCTGGGGAGTTTGAGCTTTTTTCTTAAACTCCTGCATAAGTCTTATGTCCGCCTCCAGCTTCACAATGTCGGATTTAGCCTGACTTATCTTATTCTTTGCATCCGCGATTGACCTAAACTGCGCGGAAAGAAGAAATTGATAATCAACAACCAATATCACAAGGCAAATAATCCCGATAAGCGCCAATTTCTGCATATCAGAATTTATGCGATTAAAATATTTCTCCGTTATATCCTTATATGTCATTTAAGTTTCCCTGAAATCGTAAAATCCACGATATCATAACTGGATATTTGCCTGCGCTGCATAGCGCCAAGCTCAATATTCGTAAAAGCGCTCATAAAATCGGCGTCCTCTTTGATCTTTGTTAAAAATTCATTGATAAGAGAAACTTCATCCTTGTCCAGAGAAACAACCGAAGCCTTAAGGATAAATGTATCTTGCGAAACAGATATATCCGTAAACCATACCCCGGATGGCAAACTTAACCCCAGACGGTCAAGCTTTCCCGCCCAAAGCGAGTATTTACCGGCTACCGCCTGAAGCGCATTTGTATCCATATTTTTTGAATCAAATTCTTTCTTGAAGTCTTCATAAGATTTCCTGTCTTTTTCCAGCATCTTCCATTTATTCTGCAGGGTGAATAAATTCCCGCTTATAAAAATCTGCACGCAAAAGAAAATAACGTGCACAAAAATAAGTATCCCGATGATAAGCGGGATTATATACAGAAAAGACTGGATATTAAGCAGGCTTTTCTTTCTATTAAGCTTTAATTCTTCCGGAAGCAAATCAATTTCTATCATATTTTTATCCGCGCAATGCCAAGCCTACTGCCACAGCCAATTGGCCAGACAAAGATTTTAACTTTTTTGCATCTAAACCGTCGGCAATAAGTATCCGCTTTAAAGGATCCCAGCCTGATATCTCAATATCCAACAAGCCCGATAACGATTGCGGCAACCCCTCTAATAAAGCGGTGCCGCCGCTTAAGAATATTTTTTCAACATTTAACGCGCTTTGGCTCTCATAGTAATCAAAAGAAACCCTGATTTCCGTGGCCAGGCTAGCCAAAACAGGCTCAACGGCAAGTTTTATCTGCTCTATCTTATCATCCGGCGGGGAAACTTTTATTTTTTCAGCAGATGAAAAATCAAGCGAAAGATTTTCTGCGATCCTATGGGTAAAATTATTCCCGGCAATGGAGATATCACGGCTTAATACAGGAACACCTTCCTCTAGTATGCTTAAGGTAGAATAAGACGCCCCGATGTTTAAAAGGGCCACAGTCTTAGGAAGATTGCTTTTTTCTGCTTTAACCTCATTAAAAATAAAAGCGTTTACTACGGCCAAAGCATCGTGGTCCATAAAGCTTGGGATTAAATTATTCTCGGTGGCTAATTTTACGCGCTGGCTTGTATAATCTTTCTTGGAAGCCGCCACCGCCACAAACATATTGTTATTGGCAGTATCATTTTTCAGTATCGCCGCGTCAAGATTTACCTCTTGCGCCGGAAACGGTATA
It includes:
- a CDS encoding secretin and TonB N-terminal domain-containing protein, translated to MKKFKLCKASSLSRAAMAFFLAASYPFGFSFAQSNPPLQVESIEKKALDTSELVTLDFTDADINNVLKIIALKAGTNIVSTPDVIGNISIRLVDVPWEKALDVILKTYGYAYQRQGNIILVTKLENISKIQADEPLRTEVFNLKYLDAQDAQKVLIPMLSPRGRISIFYTKGSKGWQFGSFKIGRETVGGEGLKREGEAGTSQETIAVERNAAGGIIPTKVDLPQSIKSKTLVITDTSSSVDNIREFLAKIDNKPKQVLIEAKIMEVQKDKLKDLGLDWGTGTTGASSASPGEVDVNAKNSMTIAGRSSAATLTPSIFSPSTTISSLSNPYSAGLDVIFKKLTGTEFQLIVHALEDDAATNTLSSPRIMTLDNQEASILVGYHTPILSSTVTAGTSGEGATQTQTLDYYQEIGIRLNVVPQVGDAGYINMLIHPSITSSSSNVSATSISGNWQSTVNYPVIDVREAQTQIMVKNGETVVIGGLLKDVKSKETIGVPFLNKLPFIGKLFQRETNDTGKVDLLIFITARVIDDADYPAEKIAQLQDELWNGKKEQQQEEMQKALRQAARKEKVLNKKKAVNQ
- a CDS encoding TIGR03936 family radical SAM-associated protein, whose translation is MFKINFIFAKKGVLKYISHLDLMRLFARGLRRTGLLLKMTEGYSPHIKLSLKRALKLGLESENEEATVMLRQVVSPEDFCSLLQKALPEGIVIKSAANSF
- the pilO gene encoding type 4a pilus biogenesis protein PilO; the protein is MTYKDITEKYFNRINSDMQKLALIGIICLVILVVDYQFLLSAQFRSIADAKNKISQAKSDIVKLEADIRLMQEFKKKAQTPQKTQRLITEEDVPAVLKDISDVANKYQLRVMQIRTSREAYNPKSKSTILGVMISLDIFGSYYNFMRFLSDMESKDIFLRLNDISIQSVEATPLIQNIKLSFKTYIKI
- a CDS encoding PilN domain-containing protein; its protein translation is MIEIDLLPEELKLNRKKSLLNIQSFLYIIPLIIGILIFVHVIFFCVQIFISGNLFTLQNKWKMLEKDRKSYEDFKKEFDSKNMDTNALQAVAGKYSLWAGKLDRLGLSLPSGVWFTDISVSQDTFILKASVVSLDKDEVSLINEFLTKIKEDADFMSAFTNIELGAMQRRQISSYDIVDFTISGKLK
- a CDS encoding pilus assembly protein PilM gives rise to the protein MAELNVLDLKKIFIKPRISIGLDSGTSFVKLVKFSFKNNLLELCGFDNVPVRADPQETLKPIFHFFNDTKFVNLSLCGSSTTVRYVTLPKMTEDELRKSIKFEAQKYIPFPAQEVNLDAAILKNDTANNNMFVAVAASKKDYTSQRVKLATENNLIPSFMDHDALAVVNAFIFNEVKAEKSNLPKTVALLNIGASYSTLSILEEGVPVLSRDISIAGNNFTHRIAENLSLDFSSAEKIKVSPPDDKIEQIKLAVEPVLASLATEIRVSFDYYESQSALNVEKIFLSGGTALLEGLPQSLSGLLDIEISGWDPLKRILIADGLDAKKLKSLSGQLAVAVGLALRG